From Anopheles funestus chromosome 3RL, idAnoFuneDA-416_04, whole genome shotgun sequence, a single genomic window includes:
- the LOC125767242 gene encoding uncharacterized protein LOC125767242, producing the protein MVITNRLIVMVMRLLPKDDEVCHEKSMSAFIYLLDKTTDRHTTDGEGRSLLHMTAQNGCFFMLHCMIAKGCDPAEVNTRNGWNVFHYVAFNQDEDRSDKILEFLLKYCGMDWFRHLDTLVDSDKIKTSNNESINTTMNPNNGKTNILNKNRHALLAMFAIFRKDDLTSLLSDQELQEAIRCMQDVALGNEKSDIIK; encoded by the coding sequence ATGGTCATTACTAATAGACTCATTGTGATGGTCATGAGATTGTTACCGAAAGACGATGAAGTCTGTCATGAAAAATCGATGTCTGCATTCATATATCTACTTGACAAAACAACAGATCGGCATACTACCGATGGTGAAGGTCGAAGTCTGCTACATATGACTGCTCAGAATGGTTGCTTCTTCATGCTGCATTGTATGATTGCCAAAGGTTGTGATCCTGCAGAGGTAAATACAAGAAACggatggaatgtgtttcacTATGTTGCGTTTAATCAGGATGAAGATCGTTCGGACAAAATATTGGAGTTCCTACTGAAATATTGCGGAATGGATTGGTTTCGTCATTTGGACACGTTGGTCGATtcggacaaaataaaaacatccaatAATGAATCCATCAATACAACGATGAATCCAAACAATGGAAAGACCAAtatattgaacaaaaatcGACATGCCTTGTTGGCAATGTTTGCTATATTCAGGAAAGACGACTTAACTAGTCTTTTGTCCGATCAGGAACTACAAGAAGCTATCCGATGCATGCAGGATGTAGCTCTGGGCAATGAGAAGTCTGACATCATTAAAT